The Acidicapsa acidisoli genome contains a region encoding:
- a CDS encoding ABC transporter permease, with protein MSLVESIRYRVAAFFRRSQKNAELEEELRSHIQHRADDLERSGLGRMEAERRARVEFGGYVRYKEESREALGGNFFETLAQDLRFSMRKLLKSPGFTLTAVLTLALAIGANAVVFSVLNGLVLRPLNVPKAKGLYMIERGSDETPQQSYPDYRDLRDRNRSFDGMVIASIAPVGLDMDGKAFTTWTNEVSGNYFDTLGVQPYLGRFFHGSDEHGPNGSPYIVLCYAFWKSRFHADPNVIGRVVQVNKHPFTILGVTPPEFRGTEIVFSADFFVPIVDQEQIEGSNQLEGRGTRGMWVVGHLRLGVQPAQAVADLNSIASYLAKTYPKEDGEMTFMLAKPGLMGDMLGRPVRAFLAGLTLLAGLILLAACANLGSLFAARAADRSREIALRLALGSSRRRILRQLLVEAVLVSIAGGAVGLAGSIALLRWLSTWQPVPNFPINLPVNPDGNVYGVALLLALASGLLFGVIPVREVLRANPWQTVKAGSTGAPARRVTVRDVLLVLQIVVCVVLVTSSLVAVRGLARSLHSNFGFQPQNVLIVNTDLDMADYKGARVPVMQKRLLEAVAAIPGVKSVGMNDRVPLGLGWSSDVVYRDSTTDMKSANAAGEAMFYNVSPGYLRAAGTQLLAGRDFTVHDDGKAPRVAVVNREFARKILGSDVNAVGSYFKLFSGARVQVVGMVEDGKYKTLTEDPQPAMFFPVLQSPTSATWLVVRTNRDMQSMTAALERAMRELDPALPFNIVSWNKELDSALFAPRAATIALGILGVLGAMLAVTGIFGMASYSVSRRLRELGIRIALGAQPKEVLWAALGRALRLLTVGSMAGLLLGLAATRVLSSIVYQATPRDPLVLAGVIVAMLLLGLLATWIPAQRALSADPLILLREE; from the coding sequence ATGAGCTTAGTCGAATCGATTCGCTATCGCGTCGCTGCATTCTTCCGGCGCTCCCAGAAGAATGCCGAGTTGGAAGAGGAACTGCGCTCGCACATCCAGCATCGCGCGGACGATCTTGAGCGATCGGGACTGGGCCGCATGGAGGCTGAGCGCCGGGCGCGGGTGGAGTTTGGCGGCTATGTTCGCTACAAAGAGGAAAGCCGGGAAGCGCTCGGCGGCAATTTCTTCGAAACGCTTGCGCAGGACTTACGGTTCAGCATGCGTAAGTTGCTCAAGTCTCCTGGATTTACCCTCACTGCCGTTTTAACGCTGGCTTTGGCCATCGGAGCGAATGCCGTCGTATTCAGTGTGTTAAACGGACTGGTGCTTCGCCCGCTCAATGTGCCGAAGGCGAAGGGCCTTTACATGATTGAGCGCGGCAGCGATGAAACGCCGCAGCAATCGTATCCCGACTATCGCGACCTCCGCGACCGCAACCGCAGCTTCGATGGCATGGTGATCGCGAGCATTGCGCCGGTTGGCCTGGACATGGACGGCAAGGCGTTCACGACATGGACCAATGAAGTGAGTGGGAATTACTTTGACACGCTCGGCGTTCAGCCATATCTCGGCCGCTTTTTTCATGGCTCAGACGAGCACGGACCCAACGGCAGTCCATACATCGTGCTTTGCTACGCATTCTGGAAGAGCCGTTTCCACGCGGACCCGAACGTGATCGGCCGCGTCGTGCAGGTGAATAAACATCCCTTCACCATACTGGGCGTGACGCCGCCGGAGTTTCGCGGGACAGAGATTGTCTTCAGTGCTGATTTCTTCGTGCCCATCGTCGATCAGGAACAGATTGAGGGCTCGAACCAGCTCGAAGGACGCGGGACACGCGGTATGTGGGTTGTGGGACATCTGAGGCTGGGCGTGCAGCCTGCGCAGGCGGTGGCGGATCTGAATTCGATTGCAAGCTATCTCGCAAAGACATATCCCAAAGAAGATGGCGAGATGACCTTTATGCTGGCAAAGCCGGGGCTGATGGGCGATATGCTGGGCCGTCCCGTGCGCGCCTTTCTGGCCGGGCTGACGCTGCTGGCAGGGTTGATTCTTCTGGCCGCATGCGCCAATCTGGGCAGCCTCTTTGCGGCGCGCGCCGCGGATCGTTCGCGTGAGATTGCGCTGCGCCTGGCGCTTGGTTCGAGCCGGAGGCGAATTCTGCGCCAGTTGCTGGTCGAGGCAGTGCTGGTGTCGATAGCTGGTGGCGCGGTGGGCCTTGCAGGCAGCATTGCCTTATTGCGCTGGTTAAGCACTTGGCAGCCGGTGCCGAATTTTCCTATCAATCTGCCTGTGAATCCGGATGGGAATGTCTACGGCGTAGCTTTGCTGCTGGCGTTGGCCAGCGGATTACTTTTTGGCGTGATACCGGTGCGCGAAGTGCTGCGCGCTAATCCCTGGCAGACGGTCAAAGCGGGCTCGACAGGTGCGCCGGCGCGGCGGGTTACGGTTCGCGATGTGCTGCTGGTTCTGCAGATCGTCGTCTGTGTGGTGCTGGTGACGTCGTCTCTGGTGGCGGTGCGCGGCCTCGCGCGGTCGCTGCACAGCAATTTCGGATTTCAGCCGCAGAACGTCCTGATTGTGAATACCGATCTGGACATGGCGGATTACAAAGGAGCGCGTGTGCCCGTGATGCAGAAGCGTCTGCTGGAAGCGGTTGCGGCGATCCCCGGCGTGAAGAGCGTGGGGATGAATGATCGTGTGCCGCTGGGCCTAGGCTGGTCTTCGGATGTGGTCTACCGCGACAGTACGACGGACATGAAATCTGCGAATGCTGCTGGCGAGGCGATGTTCTACAACGTTTCTCCTGGATACCTTCGTGCTGCGGGTACGCAACTGCTGGCGGGCAGGGACTTCACAGTACACGACGACGGCAAAGCTCCTCGCGTCGCCGTGGTGAACCGCGAATTTGCACGCAAGATACTTGGTTCCGATGTCAATGCTGTGGGCAGCTATTTCAAGCTCTTCAGCGGAGCGCGCGTTCAGGTCGTGGGTATGGTGGAAGACGGAAAGTACAAGACCCTTACCGAAGATCCACAGCCGGCGATGTTCTTCCCTGTTTTGCAGTCACCCACCAGCGCCACGTGGCTGGTGGTGCGCACGAATCGCGATATGCAGTCTATGACAGCCGCGCTGGAGCGGGCGATGCGCGAACTCGATCCGGCATTGCCGTTCAACATCGTGAGCTGGAATAAGGAGTTGGACAGCGCGCTCTTCGCGCCGCGTGCGGCGACTATCGCGCTGGGAATACTGGGCGTGCTGGGCGCGATGCTGGCAGTGACGGGCATCTTCGGCATGGCTTCCTATTCGGTGAGCCGGCGGCTGCGCGAACTGGGTATTCGCATCGCGTTGGGAGCGCAGCCAAAAGAGGTGCTATGGGCTGCGCTGGGCAGGGCTTTACGGTTGCTGACCGTCGGCTCAATGGCCGGGCTGCTTCTCGGACTTGCGGCTACGCGGGTGCTGTCTTCCATCGTGTATCAGGCGACGCCGCGCGATCCGCTGGTGCTGGCGGGAGTAATTGTGGCGATGTTGTTGCTGGGGTTGCTGGCTACGTGGATTCCCGCGCAACGCGCGTTGTCGGCCGACCCTCTGATATTGCTGCGCGAGGAGTGA
- a CDS encoding universal stress protein, with protein MTELATELQLERKIEPAKLRIYIGAAPGVGKTYHMLNDANLLREQGVDVVIGLVESHGRKETEAQIRDLEIVPLRVIPYRTVKLQEMDVEAILARHPHTVVVDELAHSNVPGSKNRKRYEDVMELLDAGINVMTAVNIQHLETLNDAVARSANTTIRETVPDSVLKRADEVVNVDVTVDELRTRLRQGKIYAPEKVEQSLANFFRKGNLNMLRELALRTTAEQVGSQAAQYRRNQGLEQAPMPEKVMVCLSTRPGTEKLVRVGARVAGRLATNWYAVYVARPEDDKGHGDPEAFQRLQESLRMARELGAQVVTLHEKNVSDALIRFAQQESISHVVFGQSVRSRWDILLRGSVLNRFLAEVRDVTVQVVPVQKLVRRG; from the coding sequence GTGACTGAGCTAGCGACCGAACTGCAACTGGAACGCAAGATCGAGCCGGCCAAACTGCGCATTTACATCGGCGCCGCACCGGGAGTCGGCAAGACCTACCACATGCTCAACGACGCGAACCTGCTGCGTGAGCAGGGAGTGGATGTGGTGATCGGCCTCGTTGAATCGCATGGCCGCAAGGAGACCGAGGCGCAAATTCGCGATCTGGAGATTGTGCCGCTGCGCGTGATTCCCTATCGCACGGTGAAACTGCAGGAGATGGATGTCGAGGCCATCCTGGCGCGGCATCCGCACACGGTGGTGGTTGACGAACTGGCGCACTCCAACGTGCCGGGGAGCAAGAACCGCAAGCGCTATGAAGATGTGATGGAGTTGCTGGATGCAGGCATCAATGTGATGACGGCTGTCAACATCCAACATCTGGAGACGCTGAACGACGCGGTCGCGCGATCGGCGAATACGACCATTCGCGAGACCGTTCCTGACAGCGTGTTGAAGCGCGCAGACGAAGTCGTGAACGTGGATGTGACTGTGGATGAGTTGCGGACACGGCTGCGTCAGGGGAAGATTTATGCGCCGGAAAAGGTTGAGCAGTCGCTGGCCAACTTCTTTCGCAAGGGCAACTTGAACATGCTGCGCGAACTGGCGCTGCGCACCACGGCAGAACAGGTGGGTTCGCAGGCGGCGCAGTATCGACGCAACCAGGGACTGGAACAGGCTCCGATGCCGGAAAAGGTGATGGTGTGCCTCTCGACGCGGCCGGGTACGGAGAAGCTGGTTCGTGTGGGCGCGCGCGTGGCGGGACGGCTCGCGACCAACTGGTATGCCGTTTATGTGGCGCGTCCCGAGGATGACAAAGGGCATGGCGACCCGGAGGCTTTTCAGCGGCTGCAGGAGTCTCTGCGCATGGCGAGGGAACTGGGTGCGCAAGTGGTGACGCTGCATGAAAAGAATGTCTCAGATGCGTTGATTCGCTTTGCCCAGCAGGAGAGCATTTCGCATGTGGTTTTTGGGCAGTCGGTCCGGTCGCGGTGGGATATTCTGCTGCGCGGCTCGGTGTTGAACCGGTTTCTGGCCGAGGTGCGCGATGTTACGGTGCAGGTGGTGCCGGTGCAGAAGCTTGTCCGTCGGGGATGA
- a CDS encoding VOC family protein yields MANRFGTDVLIQAEDPKGVAAWYVNHLGFEITGEEPEMISLHGEHINLFIERGPALGPVFEVSVGDVEEAKLRLVNNGCKVVKDEPDFPRCYVRDPFGLIYNLTK; encoded by the coding sequence ATGGCGAACCGGTTTGGTACGGACGTTCTGATTCAGGCGGAAGACCCGAAGGGTGTGGCGGCGTGGTACGTCAATCATCTTGGATTCGAAATCACCGGCGAAGAGCCTGAGATGATCAGCCTTCATGGAGAGCACATCAACCTCTTTATCGAACGCGGGCCTGCGCTGGGACCGGTCTTCGAGGTCTCAGTTGGCGATGTCGAGGAAGCCAAACTCCGGCTGGTTAATAACGGCTGCAAAGTCGTCAAGGATGAGCCGGATTTTCCGCGATGCTATGTCCGTGATCCATTCGGGCTGATTTACAACCTGACGAAATAA
- a CDS encoding DUF2089 domain-containing protein, which produces MAIPQKPSDWQDLLRIAQGSSILVERVRLPEKQITVEGAFTLPELARLSLEDQIFVTAFVRSHGSIKDMEQTFGVSYPTIKSRLNRIASQLEFVETNPAPTGAEMGTEVLDRLNKGEITATEAIKALEALK; this is translated from the coding sequence ATGGCCATTCCCCAAAAACCGTCCGACTGGCAAGACCTGCTCCGCATCGCCCAGGGCAGTTCAATCCTGGTCGAGCGCGTCCGCCTCCCCGAGAAGCAGATCACCGTCGAAGGCGCATTCACCCTGCCCGAACTCGCCCGGTTAAGCCTCGAAGACCAGATCTTCGTGACAGCGTTCGTCCGCTCCCACGGTTCCATCAAGGATATGGAGCAGACCTTCGGCGTTAGCTACCCGACCATCAAGTCGCGCCTCAACCGTATCGCCAGCCAGCTTGAGTTTGTCGAAACCAACCCCGCTCCCACCGGCGCCGAAATGGGCACCGAAGTGTTGGACCGGCTCAACAAAGGCGAAATCACAGCCACCGAAGCCATTAAGGCACTGGAGGCCCTCAAATGA
- a CDS encoding sensor histidine kinase, with product MLNLTQRLTLGCLLLVALSLTLAVWVHRELVPAGAAGGHAPLILWLLSGSAILVATGTLIFVLRPVEQLSRDIRRIASGDLAHRSEWGVGAKGRDSFGIIANEMNRLAVRLRELRETEAGRRQMEFQLSDAVLQSIFEPIIVTDSKGHVLKLNQAAAELLGGPASAQTERMAIINLANTPGGDKILEAIRNAVQMQKAVAAEDEAAMLPMRIGEREQSFRLRTTPMRDSDGRLLGAVTTLEDVTSLQDTDRFKTQFIAVASARLRNPLLQLRRGLYALTMGFAGDLRPLQAELVTAATQEAQKLDDLMADLIEVAELDSGKREPLMERLRPYTELVDARNRVTDEACQRGIRVEIRAFADLSFIQADRRAVRTIFDNLLSNALRYTPAGGEVVLEAEERKGFIQFSVRDSGPGIAAERLPRIFDRFSSFSDGGSGLGLALVRRLVESLDGQISVESRLGHGATFRFTLPVASVEVSRHPVEVG from the coding sequence ATGTTGAACCTGACGCAGCGCCTCACGCTTGGATGCCTGCTGCTGGTTGCATTGTCGTTGACGCTTGCGGTATGGGTGCATCGGGAGCTGGTTCCGGCTGGAGCTGCGGGCGGCCATGCGCCGCTGATTCTGTGGCTGCTTTCTGGAAGCGCGATTCTGGTGGCGACGGGTACGCTCATCTTTGTGCTGCGGCCAGTTGAGCAGCTATCCCGGGACATTCGGAGGATCGCGTCGGGCGATCTGGCGCACCGTTCAGAATGGGGCGTGGGCGCGAAGGGCAGGGACAGCTTTGGCATTATTGCCAATGAGATGAACCGCCTCGCGGTACGGCTGCGCGAATTACGCGAAACGGAAGCCGGGCGGCGGCAGATGGAGTTTCAGCTCTCGGATGCCGTGTTGCAGTCCATCTTTGAGCCGATTATTGTGACTGACAGCAAGGGGCACGTGCTGAAGCTGAACCAGGCCGCGGCGGAGTTGCTGGGAGGGCCAGCGTCGGCGCAGACGGAACGGATGGCGATCATCAATCTCGCGAATACGCCCGGCGGGGATAAGATTCTCGAGGCCATTCGCAATGCCGTGCAGATGCAGAAGGCGGTCGCGGCGGAGGACGAGGCTGCGATGCTGCCGATGCGAATTGGCGAGCGGGAACAGAGCTTCCGGCTGCGGACGACGCCGATGCGGGACTCAGACGGGCGTTTGCTGGGTGCTGTGACGACGCTCGAAGATGTGACGTCGTTACAGGATACGGATCGGTTTAAGACGCAGTTCATCGCGGTAGCTTCGGCGCGGCTGCGCAATCCCTTGTTGCAGTTGCGACGGGGATTGTATGCGCTGACGATGGGTTTTGCAGGTGACTTGCGGCCGCTACAGGCCGAGCTGGTGACGGCGGCGACGCAGGAGGCGCAGAAGCTGGATGACCTGATGGCCGATCTGATCGAGGTCGCGGAGCTCGACTCGGGCAAGCGCGAGCCGCTGATGGAACGGCTGAGGCCGTATACGGAGCTCGTGGATGCTCGCAACCGTGTGACCGATGAGGCGTGCCAGCGCGGCATTCGCGTGGAGATTCGCGCGTTTGCGGATTTGTCGTTTATTCAGGCGGATCGGCGGGCTGTGCGGACTATTTTTGACAATCTGCTGAGCAATGCGCTGCGCTATACGCCAGCGGGTGGCGAAGTGGTTCTTGAGGCGGAAGAGCGCAAAGGCTTTATTCAGTTTTCGGTTCGCGATAGCGGGCCTGGAATCGCGGCCGAGCGGCTGCCGAGAATCTTTGACCGCTTCAGCTCCTTTTCGGATGGCGGTTCCGGTCTTGGACTGGCTCTGGTGCGGAGGCTGGTGGAGTCGCTGGACGGACAGATCTCTGTGGAGAGCCGCCTGGGCCATGGTGCAACCTTTCGCTTCACTCTTCCTGTTGCCAGCGTCGAAGTGAGCCGTCACCCGGTTGAGGTGGGCTGA
- a CDS encoding DUF3592 domain-containing protein, giving the protein MDWMASTNTGASVPSELTQPVPRKVRLNSSPDAKFALTLVVVFFAGGLITIGWLCYNNIIGFQQRAILRSNGRVVIGEVTGFSIVRFAPIGVNYRFSVNGVHYSGKAKVPPDGTSLDKADKIPIRFLPTNPTINHPDTWEWSVAIGGFYTAIEIFFTSLGALVFAFIWRERQLAREGNAAGGVVTSCKLTDRRYEVEYQFCTEDGTTMKGKSDCADEYGAGARIWVLYLPRKPMRNHPYPMDLFEVVE; this is encoded by the coding sequence ATGGATTGGATGGCCTCGACAAATACGGGCGCTTCGGTTCCTTCGGAACTGACCCAACCCGTGCCGAGAAAGGTGCGGCTGAATTCATCGCCTGATGCGAAGTTTGCATTGACATTAGTCGTTGTGTTTTTCGCCGGCGGCCTAATCACGATTGGGTGGCTCTGTTACAACAACATCATAGGGTTCCAACAGAGGGCCATTTTACGTAGCAACGGTCGTGTGGTCATCGGCGAGGTGACAGGATTCTCAATTGTTCGATTCGCGCCAATAGGTGTCAATTACAGATTCTCTGTCAACGGGGTCCATTATTCCGGCAAAGCTAAAGTGCCGCCCGACGGTACATCGCTCGACAAAGCAGACAAGATACCCATCCGATTCCTTCCGACCAATCCAACCATCAATCACCCGGATACATGGGAGTGGTCTGTCGCAATCGGAGGCTTCTATACGGCGATTGAGATTTTCTTTACGAGCTTGGGCGCCCTAGTATTCGCATTCATATGGCGGGAACGACAATTGGCACGTGAAGGGAATGCCGCAGGGGGGGTAGTAACAAGTTGTAAACTCACCGATCGAAGATATGAGGTAGAGTACCAATTTTGTACTGAGGACGGCACTACGATGAAGGGAAAAAGCGACTGTGCGGATGAGTATGGTGCGGGCGCGAGAATTTGGGTCCTTTATCTACCCCGCAAGCCAATGAGAAATCATCCCTACCCGATGGACCTCTTCGAAGTCGTCGAGTAA
- a CDS encoding PadR family transcriptional regulator, with protein MTDQAQLLPGTLDLLILKAVSLGPLHGYGVLLRIGQISRSALLIEQGALYPALFRLVRQGLLKSSWGTSENNRRAKFYELTDQGRKRFSEETDGWNRLASAMATALAAQPEEV; from the coding sequence GTGACTGACCAGGCTCAACTTCTTCCCGGAACGCTCGATCTTCTCATTCTCAAGGCCGTTTCACTGGGACCTCTGCACGGGTACGGCGTGCTGTTGCGCATCGGGCAAATCTCACGAAGCGCTCTGCTGATCGAGCAGGGAGCGCTTTATCCGGCGCTGTTCCGGCTGGTGCGGCAGGGGCTTTTGAAGTCGAGCTGGGGTACTTCGGAGAACAACCGCCGCGCCAAGTTCTATGAGCTTACCGATCAGGGGCGCAAGCGTTTCAGCGAAGAGACGGATGGCTGGAATCGTCTCGCCTCGGCTATGGCCACCGCGCTCGCCGCGCAGCCGGAGGAAGTATGA
- a CDS encoding SHOCT-like domain-containing protein translates to MNENRRQILNMLAANKITAEEAERLLTALESNGSAASESAPNGSSPSNGAKAEMPKSRAKYLRVLVDTDEGTNGNKGPTTVNIRVPMQLLRAGVRLASLIPAQAHQHLDQALSQHGVPLTLSQIKPENLEELIDQLDELTADVAAKEDGSNVKVKVFSE, encoded by the coding sequence ATGAACGAAAATCGCCGTCAAATCCTGAACATGCTGGCCGCCAACAAGATCACCGCCGAAGAGGCCGAGCGTCTGCTTACCGCCCTCGAATCCAATGGAAGCGCCGCCTCCGAATCCGCGCCGAACGGTAGTTCGCCCAGCAATGGCGCAAAGGCCGAAATGCCAAAGAGCCGCGCCAAGTATCTTCGCGTACTCGTCGATACCGACGAAGGAACGAATGGAAACAAGGGCCCGACGACCGTCAACATCCGCGTCCCCATGCAACTGCTCCGCGCAGGCGTTCGCCTTGCCAGCCTCATCCCGGCCCAGGCCCATCAGCACCTCGACCAGGCGCTCAGCCAGCACGGCGTTCCACTAACCCTCTCGCAGATCAAGCCGGAGAATCTCGAAGAGCTGATCGATCAACTCGACGAACTGACTGCCGATGTCGCCGCCAAGGAAGACGGCTCCAACGTGAAGGTCAAGGTCTTCAGCGAATAA
- a CDS encoding RHS repeat-associated core domain-containing protein — protein MAAGPDFQTRNYAYDARSTFMTIAATIAIHEASPGPSYYRAEQYDSDLGLYYLRARYYNPLTGRFLSRDPEDGALWLPITLHKYLYAGGNPTNWSDPRGRDIIEDTLIISRKSLSTVEYVNTIGCFANIVFAATTVLLAEEFDGYTAAGIAAGIYGCVTISASPVGNFLKLAKSAADLGACVTSGAVAIHDLNNYLEKPTAANEAAFVVDDIGFVLGCGITGIGAALEP, from the coding sequence ATGGCCGCCGGTCCGGATTTTCAGACCCGGAATTACGCCTACGATGCAAGGTCTACATTTATGACGATTGCCGCGACAATTGCAATCCACGAAGCGTCGCCCGGCCCGTCGTACTATCGCGCCGAACAGTACGACTCGGACCTTGGCCTCTACTACCTCCGCGCCAGATACTACAACCCGCTCACCGGAAGGTTCTTGAGCAGAGATCCAGAGGACGGCGCCCTCTGGTTGCCGATTACGTTGCATAAATACCTCTATGCGGGGGGCAATCCGACGAATTGGAGCGATCCGCGTGGTCGTGACATCATTGAAGACACATTGATAATTTCGCGGAAGTCCCTATCTACTGTTGAATATGTGAATACCATTGGATGTTTTGCCAATATAGTCTTTGCGGCTACCACAGTCTTGTTGGCGGAAGAGTTTGATGGCTATACTGCCGCCGGAATCGCCGCCGGAATCTATGGGTGCGTAACTATAAGTGCGTCGCCCGTCGGCAACTTCTTGAAGTTGGCCAAAAGCGCAGCCGACTTGGGAGCCTGTGTAACGAGCGGCGCAGTGGCCATTCATGACCTCAACAACTACTTGGAAAAACCCACAGCGGCCAATGAGGCGGCGTTCGTTGTCGACGACATTGGTTTTGTCCTCGGATGTGGCATTACAGGGATAGGAGCTGCGCTAGAGCCTTAG